One genomic segment of Kordiimonas sp. SCSIO 12603 includes these proteins:
- a CDS encoding HlyD family type I secretion periplasmic adaptor subunit, with the protein MSNEIAKRPSSEVANQMNMRFETKDLRDWTEGLDTDKQPILRQAMIVFFLIFVIGGFWSATAPLGGAIAASGRVVAADKNRVIQHLEGGILQELYVREGDKIEKGQVLAKLDESLIQSQLKAAILTRATLRIQLARYRAIVNDLEKIQFPTNINPTVANHPRVLEAIVSQEEEFNAQRRIQAETLEILDTRIEGEKIQMEGTEQVFKSMQHQHALYKKELVDFRDLLAQGLIQRTRVYATERAVVELEARMQNSGLAIKDAEYNIKNLEAEKKQARLTVVTEANAELVNVQQNLSRIEAQVDRFTNMLQRTEIRSPVNGTVFRLSTTSIGAVLRPGDALMEVFPDDDKLTIEVRLKVSDINKVYIGQEIDVVFPGNRVKALTPLPGELTYISRDAIVDESAPGGAYILRASINPGEETEDFVPGNMAEVYIKTTPTTFFEILAGPVTRFGLKVFNE; encoded by the coding sequence ATGTCTAATGAAATTGCAAAACGCCCTTCTTCGGAAGTAGCAAATCAAATGAATATGCGTTTTGAAACCAAGGATCTAAGGGATTGGACCGAAGGCCTTGATACGGATAAGCAGCCTATACTTCGTCAGGCGATGATTGTATTCTTCCTGATCTTCGTGATTGGTGGTTTTTGGTCTGCTACGGCGCCGCTTGGTGGTGCTATCGCCGCTAGTGGCCGTGTAGTGGCTGCCGATAAAAACCGGGTTATTCAGCATTTGGAAGGGGGTATCCTTCAGGAGCTTTATGTTCGTGAAGGTGATAAAATTGAAAAAGGGCAAGTGCTAGCAAAGCTTGATGAAAGCCTTATTCAATCACAGCTTAAAGCAGCGATTTTAACGCGTGCTACCCTTCGTATTCAGTTGGCTCGATACCGGGCGATTGTGAACGACCTTGAGAAAATCCAGTTCCCAACAAATATTAACCCAACAGTTGCGAACCATCCCCGTGTACTTGAGGCGATCGTCAGCCAAGAAGAAGAATTCAATGCACAGCGCCGTATTCAGGCTGAAACACTTGAAATTCTTGATACACGTATCGAAGGTGAAAAAATTCAAATGGAAGGGACCGAGCAGGTCTTTAAATCCATGCAGCACCAACATGCTCTTTATAAGAAAGAGCTTGTAGATTTCCGTGATCTTCTTGCTCAGGGGCTGATCCAGCGCACAAGAGTATATGCAACAGAACGGGCTGTAGTTGAGCTTGAAGCTCGTATGCAGAATTCTGGTCTCGCAATTAAAGATGCCGAATATAATATTAAAAATCTGGAAGCGGAGAAAAAGCAGGCACGCTTGACAGTTGTAACAGAAGCGAATGCGGAACTAGTAAACGTTCAACAAAACCTTAGCCGTATTGAAGCACAGGTGGACCGTTTTACTAATATGCTTCAACGTACCGAAATTCGCTCTCCTGTGAACGGAACAGTGTTCCGTTTGAGCACTACATCAATTGGTGCGGTGCTGAGGCCAGGCGATGCCTTGATGGAAGTTTTCCCTGATGATGACAAACTGACTATCGAGGTTAGGCTGAAAGTTTCTGATATCAATAAGGTATATATCGGCCAGGAAATTGATGTTGTTTTCCCAGGTAATCGTGTGAAGGCTTTAACACCGCTTCCGGGAGAATTAACTTATATTTCCAGAGATGCTATTGTAGATGAATCTGCACCAGGCGGAGCATATATCTTGAGGGCTTCTATTAATCCAGGTGAAGAAACCGAAGATTTTGTGCCAGGTAATATGGCTGAGGTTTATATCAAAACCACTCCAACGACATTCTTCGAAATCTTGGCAGGCCCAGTTACCCGTTTTGGCTTAAAGGTGTTTAACGAGTAG
- a CDS encoding glycosyltransferase family 2 protein produces MAAKPPIGVVIPGYGHPQFLAEAITSACEQDTDRDIHVVVVDDGCKFPETRTTVANLLPMYGGKLHYIRQKNTRLPGARNTGIRFLLELLPDLDAIYFLDADNRISPYSIEAYRKTIGDDAEIGWAYPDISFFGLSHGENGFDTRETAPDYSVLKHLRGNISEAGSMVRADVFRKGVMYDETMIFGYEDWDFWLYALEAGFKGRRCENSGFLYRRRPESMLADSTRMGEELVSRMRRTHKKLYQPQYVMALEHEEAPYFALYLSDLKDTVLLFSDPAIEAEKISFQEFKTRFDHWVNSRREFFFPQLLLTMQEATWNALQENRELLRWLFWQMREQGAEQRYLSFTEKKEPAFKVRNASSEEHKEHVAVSIMSAAYLRSQVVDSEETIKQLPAPQYMHGDIHLPDVCGIDHLVQSEFERFEAELKERLAPVPHYIWHQNKSYAGPDPAYIRKALIRDICAIENREPFPACREMERTLVAVKDDFLTKETIRNKIVNLLKTLQSDNHEIVLLVEYASRCDLEECHYQDWKHLISTLIPYRVSDKSGIYKMYLGRGISTEFAQGTPEDMALFARQCTRVIGCGAVAMLEAFGEARLHGAPGYVLLDREFEIADTKHTTQLGKLLAYEHAVVNIATDETDYRNSLSADGFPPSKFMTTKDFYRDILKEAG; encoded by the coding sequence ATGGCCGCTAAACCTCCCATTGGTGTTGTTATTCCCGGGTATGGGCATCCTCAGTTTTTAGCTGAAGCCATCACAAGTGCCTGTGAACAGGATACTGATAGAGATATCCATGTGGTGGTGGTTGATGATGGCTGTAAATTCCCGGAAACTCGTACCACAGTAGCGAACCTATTACCTATGTATGGGGGTAAGCTCCATTATATCAGACAGAAAAATACCAGATTACCTGGCGCGCGAAATACAGGTATTCGTTTTCTTTTGGAATTGCTGCCTGATCTGGATGCTATCTATTTCTTGGATGCAGACAACCGTATTTCACCATACAGCATTGAAGCATATCGAAAAACTATCGGAGATGACGCAGAGATAGGCTGGGCCTATCCGGATATTTCCTTTTTTGGTCTGTCACATGGTGAAAATGGTTTTGATACCAGAGAAACAGCCCCTGATTACAGCGTGTTGAAACATTTACGAGGTAATATCTCTGAGGCAGGATCCATGGTGCGCGCTGATGTATTCCGTAAAGGCGTTATGTATGATGAAACCATGATCTTCGGCTATGAGGATTGGGATTTCTGGCTTTATGCGCTTGAAGCAGGGTTTAAGGGGCGACGCTGTGAGAACTCAGGCTTTCTATACCGAAGGCGCCCTGAAAGCATGCTTGCAGATAGTACCCGTATGGGGGAAGAACTGGTTTCACGCATGCGTAGAACCCATAAAAAACTGTATCAACCGCAATATGTTATGGCGCTTGAACATGAAGAGGCACCGTATTTTGCCCTTTATCTCAGTGATTTGAAGGATACAGTTTTACTGTTTAGTGATCCTGCAATAGAAGCAGAAAAAATCAGTTTTCAGGAATTTAAAACCCGTTTCGATCATTGGGTTAATTCCCGCCGTGAGTTTTTCTTCCCTCAGCTTTTGTTGACCATGCAGGAGGCTACTTGGAATGCGTTGCAAGAAAATAGAGAACTGTTGCGTTGGCTGTTTTGGCAGATGCGAGAGCAAGGTGCTGAGCAAAGATATTTGAGCTTCACCGAAAAAAAAGAGCCCGCTTTTAAGGTTCGCAATGCAAGCTCTGAAGAACATAAAGAACACGTGGCTGTTTCAATTATGTCGGCGGCTTATTTAAGAAGCCAGGTCGTTGATAGCGAAGAAACAATTAAACAGTTGCCTGCACCGCAGTATATGCACGGTGACATTCACTTGCCTGATGTATGCGGCATAGATCACCTTGTGCAGAGCGAATTTGAACGGTTTGAAGCGGAGCTAAAAGAACGTTTGGCGCCTGTTCCACATTATATCTGGCACCAGAATAAATCGTATGCTGGGCCTGATCCTGCTTATATCAGGAAAGCACTGATACGCGACATATGTGCCATAGAAAACAGAGAACCATTCCCTGCTTGTAGGGAAATGGAACGTACACTGGTAGCTGTTAAAGATGATTTCCTGACAAAGGAAACAATCCGCAATAAAATTGTGAATCTGTTAAAAACGCTACAGAGCGATAATCATGAGATAGTACTGCTTGTTGAATATGCATCCAGGTGTGATCTGGAAGAGTGCCATTATCAGGATTGGAAACATCTAATCAGCACACTGATCCCTTATCGCGTTAGCGATAAAAGTGGTATTTACAAAATGTATTTGGGGCGTGGTATCTCAACAGAATTCGCGCAGGGAACACCTGAAGATATGGCGCTGTTCGCGCGCCAGTGTACACGTGTTATTGGGTGTGGTGCGGTAGCTATGCTAGAAGCCTTTGGTGAAGCGCGCCTGCACGGTGCACCGGGATATGTTTTATTGGATAGAGAATTTGAAATAGCCGATACCAAACATACCACCCAGTTGGGCAAGCTTCTAGCTTATGAACACGCAGTGGTTAATATCGCGACAGATGAAACAGATTATAGAAATTCTCTCTCGGCGGATGGGTTTCCTCCGTCCAAGTTTATGACAACAAAAGATTTTTATAGAGATATTCTGAAAGAAGCTGGCTAA
- the galE gene encoding UDP-glucose 4-epimerase GalE yields the protein MKTILVPGGAGFIGSHTVKALHQHGYKSIILDNFSNGYKESVLNGEVIEGDIRDSALLDKIFTEHNIDAVIHFAAFIEAGESVVNPLSFYDNNTAGTLNLLQSMQKHKVEHIVFSSTAAVYGQPEEDDALVETLPKLPINPYGQTKWAVECMLRDLAVSCTFKSIALRYFNAAGSDPSGQIGELHEPETHLIPLVLQAASGKRKNIKMFGTDYPTPDGTCIRDYIHVCDLASAHVKALEYLFDRVEKTEGFYDAFNLGTGTGFSVREVIETAKKVTGIDFDAIEEDRRPGDPAFLIANASKANEILGWQPEYPKLEDMIKHAWAFLKNR from the coding sequence ATGAAAACAATTTTGGTTCCAGGTGGTGCAGGCTTTATTGGCAGCCATACCGTGAAAGCACTTCACCAACATGGGTACAAAAGCATTATTCTTGATAACTTTTCAAACGGTTATAAAGAAAGCGTTCTAAACGGCGAGGTAATTGAAGGCGACATAAGAGACAGCGCCCTACTCGACAAAATATTCACTGAGCATAACATCGATGCTGTTATTCATTTTGCAGCTTTTATTGAAGCTGGAGAAAGCGTGGTAAATCCACTTTCTTTCTACGACAACAACACGGCTGGAACACTTAATCTCTTACAAAGCATGCAAAAGCACAAGGTGGAGCATATTGTATTTTCGTCCACCGCGGCAGTTTATGGTCAACCGGAAGAAGATGATGCACTGGTGGAAACTCTACCTAAACTGCCTATCAATCCATACGGACAAACCAAATGGGCAGTGGAGTGCATGCTGAGAGATTTAGCCGTATCATGCACCTTCAAGTCCATAGCCCTCCGCTATTTCAACGCCGCGGGCAGTGATCCTTCGGGGCAAATTGGCGAGCTACACGAACCTGAAACGCACCTCATTCCACTTGTATTACAAGCTGCCAGCGGAAAACGTAAAAACATCAAGATGTTTGGTACAGATTACCCTACACCTGATGGCACATGTATTCGAGATTATATCCATGTATGTGATCTGGCTTCAGCACATGTAAAAGCGCTTGAATATCTATTCGACCGAGTAGAGAAAACAGAAGGCTTTTACGATGCCTTCAACTTAGGAACGGGCACAGGTTTTTCAGTACGTGAGGTTATCGAAACTGCAAAAAAGGTAACAGGCATAGACTTTGACGCCATTGAGGAAGATCGCCGACCTGGTGATCCTGCTTTCCTTATCGCGAATGCGAGTAAGGCCAATGAAATACTTGGGTGGCAACCAGAATATCCGAAACTGGAAGACATGATCAAACACGCCTGGGCTTTTTTAAAAAACCGGTAA
- a CDS encoding type I secretion system permease/ATPase, which produces MALIDDYREEEQEIRRSFKVISFYSIIAAICMLGMPIFMFQVYDRILRSGSIPTLMVMLAFAVFILVCYGYFDSVRQRLLAKSAVRLESKVAGFLFAGELSRESGANTQSIRDLMVIRQTLTSPAMSAVFDLPLLPLFTLLIFLIHWGLGFVVLAGAVIILAVGVFGDRATSHANMEYSKAAINSNSNMDNYMSSQELIRSQGLYREAVTDWGRVHGEALSRYVDSNNTLAKYSGATKAVRQIVQVLMIAAGALLVLLELASPGVIFASAMIGGRALQPIEAIVGSWRTLVAAVEARKRLMQRLEEMDLPVDRTPLPRPKGVIGLDRVMYVPRPGMQPVIKGIQGVIQAGDSVAIIGPSGAGKSTLARLIVGYLRPNSGVISLDGQDLHVWDPTARGMHIGYMPQQVTFFNATVRENIARLRKDDPPEMAIEAAKRAGVHEVLMKLPQGYDTVISPAQFMPSGGQSQLIALARTFYGNPAVLVLDEPNAALDKQGEEIFHKALAQAKKDKITTIVVTQRPNVLQHVDKVMLLQDGTVKDYGDKDKVMNSGNVTTQKAVQNPANKVVAASQKAGQQAPEKKPQPKPVIKTMKPVSKADAPAPAPKIELKMQPVEKPSTEEQPADPSTEKKGA; this is translated from the coding sequence ATGGCGTTAATTGATGATTATAGGGAAGAAGAGCAGGAAATCCGCCGTTCGTTCAAGGTGATTTCTTTCTATTCCATTATCGCAGCGATCTGTATGCTGGGAATGCCGATCTTTATGTTTCAGGTTTATGACCGGATATTGAGATCAGGTAGTATTCCAACTCTGATGGTAATGCTTGCTTTTGCTGTCTTTATTCTCGTTTGCTATGGATATTTTGATAGTGTTCGCCAACGCCTGCTAGCTAAAAGTGCAGTACGACTTGAATCTAAGGTTGCAGGTTTTTTGTTTGCGGGGGAACTTTCTCGTGAAAGCGGTGCGAATACACAGAGTATCCGGGATTTGATGGTTATTCGTCAAACTCTTACATCACCTGCGATGTCAGCTGTTTTCGATTTGCCTCTATTGCCACTTTTTACCTTACTTATCTTCCTTATTCACTGGGGTCTTGGTTTTGTGGTTCTGGCTGGTGCGGTTATTATCCTTGCTGTTGGTGTATTTGGGGACCGAGCAACAAGCCATGCGAATATGGAATATTCAAAGGCGGCTATCAATTCTAATAGCAATATGGACAACTATATGTCCTCGCAGGAACTTATCCGTTCTCAAGGACTTTATAGAGAAGCTGTTACTGATTGGGGCAGGGTGCATGGTGAAGCGCTTTCCCGCTATGTGGATAGCAACAACACACTTGCCAAATATTCTGGTGCGACCAAGGCCGTAAGACAGATTGTTCAGGTTTTGATGATTGCAGCGGGTGCACTTCTTGTATTGCTTGAACTGGCTAGCCCAGGTGTGATTTTTGCGTCTGCGATGATTGGTGGACGTGCACTTCAGCCAATTGAAGCGATTGTGGGCAGTTGGCGCACGCTCGTAGCTGCTGTAGAGGCTCGCAAGCGTCTAATGCAGCGCCTTGAAGAAATGGATCTTCCTGTTGATAGAACACCGCTTCCAAGACCTAAAGGTGTAATTGGTCTGGACCGTGTTATGTATGTGCCGCGTCCTGGGATGCAGCCAGTTATCAAAGGCATTCAAGGCGTTATTCAAGCAGGAGATAGCGTTGCTATTATCGGGCCGTCGGGTGCTGGTAAATCAACGTTGGCACGCCTTATCGTAGGATACCTAAGGCCAAATAGCGGTGTGATCTCTCTTGATGGGCAAGACCTTCATGTTTGGGACCCTACAGCCCGCGGGATGCATATTGGATATATGCCGCAGCAGGTTACGTTCTTTAATGCTACTGTACGAGAAAATATCGCAAGACTAAGAAAAGATGATCCACCTGAAATGGCTATTGAGGCTGCAAAGCGTGCTGGTGTGCACGAGGTGCTTATGAAGCTTCCTCAAGGATATGATACGGTTATAAGCCCGGCTCAGTTTATGCCTTCTGGGGGACAGTCACAGCTTATTGCGCTAGCTCGTACTTTTTATGGTAACCCTGCTGTACTTGTGCTTGATGAACCAAATGCAGCGCTTGATAAGCAAGGCGAAGAAATTTTCCACAAGGCTCTTGCTCAGGCCAAGAAAGACAAAATTACGACCATTGTTGTAACACAGCGTCCGAACGTGCTTCAGCATGTTGATAAAGTGATGTTACTCCAAGATGGTACAGTTAAGGATTATGGCGACAAAGACAAGGTGATGAACAGCGGTAATGTAACTACACAAAAAGCTGTGCAGAACCCTGCAAACAAGGTGGTTGCAGCCTCTCAAAAAGCGGGGCAACAAGCACCCGAGAAGAAGCCACAACCAAAACCTGTTATTAAGACGATGAAACCAGTTTCTAAGGCTGATGCTCCTGCACCAGCGCCGAAAATTGAGTTGAAGATGCAGCCGGTAGAAAAACCATCTACAGAAGAACAGCCAGCCGACCCGTCTACAGAAAAGAAGGGGGCATAG
- a CDS encoding DUF6212 domain-containing protein — protein MFTFSVTREALSSFYAAPLSLMVSADIFNSLKPVFPTGISVFCLREEGVISLKAPPKDKKGSKDREANSGSVALSGMPTGLLGIVTSEAMAKKGDSFCEFVLFHGAQKPEQLTLEKQGKFGLLKGYEASQLQFIKFTNNLLANDLVNLYEKFGKKEQQLVSLRRKNEELWLGNEKAKRMIAGIGFSTRSVSFELLPGEAAITFGEGDARFSQVLPTDLAGFTGLALYLTDIPEGDGSLSVSIARRADDSLVGKLTVPFSLLKDGWNDFSTADAVRRTFGDGIISISYNGEEAPKVMLADQAVDRFGLEHSSIAIRVYKGLEDTAIFSEDDFQLCDPETVNLSQNGASLMKFAEFVPGPEEQKRCEQALGGTVLYPEKTALTVRLVQSEITGFRVSKQITPSMRYIKAMASRTYADESPLLVALIAGNDGKIPTDIDGFLNSLGPERVMSGQDGVLAWTSMVLSGDADQFFILPVTDCLVGKTDLVFAAKPLGVGKNPGVLQWKSLEIEAVHTLSADNIRPIPEEQRLIGENRKTQVRVSRFSELVGRVEYYAGQTKKQQLADKHGFSPLMVNDGTGAMQTHPLADALSASIMAGGAVVGARQVMAEIGTGHEAAPSFTYILMVIPTDLDNRQEIIEEIAEKVALGMLDSRDEESGVFWSSQTVPAMFRSTLTVEFDRPRTEAGDVVFAVLPINGDITCGWCNWYMFANLTDGYEHPLNILDAPEGDS, from the coding sequence TTGTTTACCTTCAGTGTAACAAGAGAAGCGCTATCATCATTTTATGCTGCACCATTAAGCTTGATGGTCAGTGCAGATATATTCAACAGCCTGAAACCAGTTTTTCCTACCGGTATCAGCGTATTTTGTCTGCGGGAAGAAGGTGTTATTTCCCTTAAAGCTCCACCGAAAGATAAAAAAGGTTCTAAAGATCGGGAAGCAAACTCGGGATCAGTAGCTTTGTCGGGTATGCCTACAGGTCTTTTAGGGATTGTTACGTCAGAGGCTATGGCGAAAAAGGGCGACTCTTTTTGCGAGTTCGTACTTTTCCATGGTGCACAAAAACCAGAACAGCTTACTCTTGAAAAGCAAGGGAAGTTTGGGTTGCTGAAAGGGTATGAAGCTTCACAGCTTCAATTCATTAAATTCACAAATAACCTGTTGGCAAATGATCTCGTTAACCTCTATGAGAAGTTCGGGAAGAAAGAACAGCAACTCGTAAGCCTTCGCCGTAAAAATGAAGAATTATGGCTGGGTAACGAAAAAGCCAAACGGATGATTGCCGGTATCGGCTTCAGTACCCGCAGTGTTTCTTTTGAACTACTACCAGGCGAGGCCGCGATCACCTTTGGTGAAGGTGATGCTCGCTTTTCACAAGTACTGCCCACTGATCTCGCAGGATTCACGGGGCTTGCACTCTACCTCACAGATATACCTGAAGGTGATGGTAGCCTTTCAGTATCTATTGCCCGTAGAGCAGATGACAGTCTCGTTGGAAAGCTAACAGTACCGTTCAGCCTTCTTAAAGATGGGTGGAATGATTTCAGTACAGCTGATGCAGTGCGCCGTACATTCGGTGATGGGATTATAAGCATTTCTTATAACGGAGAAGAGGCTCCAAAGGTAATGCTGGCCGATCAAGCTGTGGATCGTTTTGGTCTGGAGCATAGCTCGATCGCCATTCGCGTTTATAAAGGGCTGGAAGATACGGCAATCTTTTCAGAGGATGATTTCCAGCTTTGTGATCCTGAAACAGTGAACTTATCCCAGAATGGTGCGTCTTTGATGAAGTTTGCGGAGTTTGTTCCCGGACCTGAAGAACAGAAACGGTGCGAACAAGCTCTGGGCGGGACTGTACTGTACCCTGAAAAGACAGCACTGACTGTAAGGTTGGTACAAAGCGAAATAACCGGTTTTAGAGTTTCCAAACAAATTACCCCATCCATGCGATATATTAAGGCTATGGCGAGCAGAACGTATGCCGATGAAAGTCCATTGCTTGTTGCTCTTATCGCGGGGAATGATGGAAAAATACCAACAGATATTGATGGTTTTCTTAATAGCCTTGGACCTGAACGGGTTATGTCAGGGCAGGATGGTGTTTTAGCTTGGACATCTATGGTGCTGTCCGGAGATGCAGATCAATTTTTTATTTTACCAGTAACAGACTGTTTGGTTGGGAAAACGGATTTAGTATTTGCGGCGAAGCCTCTTGGTGTGGGGAAAAACCCGGGAGTGCTACAATGGAAATCGCTGGAAATTGAAGCCGTTCATACATTGTCTGCAGATAACATTCGGCCAATTCCCGAAGAACAAAGGCTTATCGGTGAAAACCGGAAAACACAGGTTCGGGTTTCCCGTTTCTCTGAATTGGTCGGGCGCGTTGAATATTATGCTGGCCAAACCAAAAAACAGCAGCTTGCAGATAAGCATGGTTTCTCACCTTTGATGGTGAATGACGGCACAGGCGCTATGCAGACCCACCCGCTTGCTGATGCATTGTCAGCATCTATTATGGCGGGAGGGGCTGTTGTAGGCGCGAGACAGGTCATGGCGGAAATTGGTACAGGTCATGAAGCGGCCCCAAGCTTTACCTATATTTTGATGGTTATACCAACAGACTTGGATAATCGACAGGAAATCATCGAAGAGATTGCTGAAAAAGTTGCTCTAGGTATGTTGGATAGTAGGGATGAGGAAAGTGGCGTTTTCTGGTCTTCTCAGACAGTTCCGGCAATGTTCCGCTCTACACTCACTGTTGAGTTTGACAGGCCTCGTACAGAGGCAGGTGATGTTGTGTTTGCTGTCCTACCTATTAATGGCGATATCACTTGCGGGTGGTGTAACTGGTATATGTTTGCAAACCTTACTGATGGATACGAGCATCCTTTAAATATACTGGATGCTCCTGAGGGCGACAGCTAG
- a CDS encoding glycosyltransferase, giving the protein MRILFVHNNFPGQYRRLLRYIESNPKLGVEVNVATLQKNEQKFKAKRVFKFKPHRDATQGIHPSLIATERAVLQGHALYGAFLNSKDTSFKPDLIMSHSGWGSNMFLKDMFPDAKLLTYYEWYYHARGGDVEFLNNKRSDANDAMRIRMKNNPILQDLAVMDHGQCPTSFQHSRLPEVFRSKVSVLHDGVDTEFFQPNPKIKVRIGEHTFSAEDEVITYVARGMEEYRGFPEFMRMVNILQKQRPNVHVVIVGDDRVAYGAQRKDGKSWKEAMLEELPELDHSRIHFTGLQPLQMLKGLFQITRAHVYLTVPFVLSWSMLEAMAAGALIVGSDTEPVRELINHGENGVLVPFFDVEKQANTICHILDNKADYEPLKQKARETILENYAVNDLLPKYWQLIESVANGTKS; this is encoded by the coding sequence ATGCGTATTTTGTTCGTTCATAATAATTTCCCGGGCCAGTATCGCCGGCTCTTAAGGTATATCGAAAGCAATCCAAAACTTGGTGTTGAAGTAAATGTTGCAACACTTCAGAAAAATGAACAGAAATTTAAGGCAAAGCGTGTTTTCAAGTTCAAACCACACAGAGATGCGACACAAGGTATTCACCCATCTCTGATTGCTACAGAGCGGGCTGTATTACAGGGACACGCGCTGTATGGTGCTTTCCTAAATAGCAAAGACACATCATTTAAGCCTGATCTTATTATGTCACACTCAGGATGGGGATCTAACATGTTCTTGAAGGATATGTTCCCCGATGCGAAATTGTTGACCTACTATGAATGGTATTATCATGCTCGTGGTGGTGATGTTGAATTCCTCAACAACAAAAGAAGTGATGCCAATGATGCCATGCGCATACGGATGAAGAATAACCCGATTTTGCAGGACCTTGCTGTAATGGATCATGGGCAATGCCCAACATCTTTCCAACACAGTCGGTTACCGGAAGTGTTCAGATCTAAGGTTAGTGTGCTTCACGATGGTGTGGATACTGAATTTTTCCAGCCTAATCCAAAGATTAAAGTTCGGATCGGTGAACATACCTTCTCTGCCGAAGATGAAGTGATCACTTATGTTGCACGTGGTATGGAGGAATATCGGGGTTTTCCTGAATTTATGCGCATGGTTAATATCCTGCAAAAGCAGCGCCCTAATGTGCATGTGGTGATCGTTGGTGATGACCGTGTAGCCTATGGTGCTCAGCGTAAAGATGGTAAAAGTTGGAAAGAGGCAATGCTGGAAGAACTACCTGAGCTGGATCATAGTCGTATCCACTTCACCGGGCTTCAACCGCTTCAAATGTTGAAGGGCTTGTTCCAGATTACCCGAGCACACGTGTATTTAACTGTACCATTTGTGCTTTCATGGTCGATGTTGGAAGCTATGGCTGCTGGCGCCTTGATTGTTGGATCAGATACTGAGCCCGTAAGGGAATTGATCAATCACGGCGAGAATGGCGTGCTTGTGCCGTTCTTTGATGTGGAAAAGCAGGCTAATACTATTTGTCATATTTTAGACAATAAAGCGGACTATGAACCACTGAAACAAAAAGCAAGAGAAACAATTCTTGAGAATTATGCGGTTAATGATCTGTTGCCAAAATATTGGCAGTTAATTGAAAGTGTCGCTAATGGAACAAAGTCTTAG
- a CDS encoding glycosyltransferase produces the protein MQILVTSPIPSHPQNHGNRARVFSLCKTLQDRGYSIHFVYGGLEGLSEEQELAMRNCWEHVYIVHPQKGVRKQSRRNHHLIDDWYVPEVSDITARILKIWKIDYCLANYVWFSRWLDDVPPGIPKYLDTHDMFADRHKRLKADGMEPSWYNTTKREEAKALKRADCVLAIQSTEASFFERLSKTAVRTLGHYVPANYLPKPTASREKLKVGYLASNNPINQHALSELVKELNKEPILHERFTFELAGAICGSSVAEDIPFTKHGFVESAESFYADMDIILNPNLGGTGLKIKSVEALAYGKPLLATSDAMIGIPSPYNLHQHANVAALVQSLKTLDSSDSGISELEAASQEVFGAYQKTQLDTLDELFPMESSAKGGEA, from the coding sequence ATGCAGATTCTTGTTACATCGCCGATTCCGTCACACCCCCAGAACCACGGGAATCGTGCACGTGTTTTTAGCCTGTGCAAAACTCTTCAAGACCGTGGTTACAGCATTCATTTTGTCTATGGTGGCCTTGAGGGACTAAGCGAAGAGCAAGAACTTGCCATGCGTAACTGCTGGGAGCATGTCTATATTGTTCATCCGCAGAAGGGCGTGCGCAAACAGTCCAGACGCAATCATCATTTGATTGATGATTGGTATGTGCCCGAAGTAAGCGACATAACAGCCCGCATCCTGAAAATATGGAAAATTGATTACTGTCTGGCCAATTATGTGTGGTTCAGCCGCTGGCTTGATGATGTACCGCCAGGCATCCCTAAATATCTTGATACCCACGATATGTTTGCTGACAGGCATAAAAGACTGAAAGCAGATGGCATGGAACCCAGCTGGTATAACACCACTAAACGGGAAGAAGCCAAGGCACTCAAACGGGCTGACTGTGTGCTTGCCATACAGTCTACCGAAGCAAGTTTCTTTGAAAGGCTGTCAAAAACAGCAGTGCGAACACTGGGCCACTATGTACCTGCAAACTATCTACCCAAACCTACGGCATCACGAGAGAAGCTGAAGGTTGGGTATCTGGCCAGCAACAATCCCATTAACCAGCACGCACTTAGCGAACTTGTGAAAGAATTGAATAAAGAACCCATTCTGCATGAACGCTTCACCTTCGAGTTAGCTGGCGCCATATGTGGCAGCAGCGTTGCGGAGGATATTCCTTTCACTAAGCACGGGTTTGTAGAAAGTGCTGAAAGCTTTTATGCCGACATGGATATCATCCTGAACCCTAATCTGGGGGGGACTGGGCTCAAAATTAAATCCGTGGAAGCACTGGCGTACGGAAAGCCTCTTCTCGCCACCTCTGATGCCATGATCGGCATCCCAAGCCCATACAATCTGCACCAGCATGCCAACGTCGCCGCACTCGTACAGTCCCTGAAAACACTTGATAGCTCCGACAGTGGAATATCCGAGTTGGAAGCCGCCAGTCAGGAGGTATTCGGCGCTTACCAGAAAACACAACTTGATACACTCGATGAACTATTCCCCATGGAAAGTTCAGCAAAGGGGGGGGAAGCATGA